One Bacillus marinisedimentorum genomic region harbors:
- a CDS encoding AI-2E family transporter codes for MNRETAVPLLYRLAIVLLSFLCLFILWKLSPVWKPLLTVFSSVLLPFFIAAFIAYLLHPFIERIHGLGVPRSLAVLFIYLLFFGGIGWAVYNGFPVILRQLRELAEKLPDLINVYREWIRLFYESTADLPEGVHDRFEQLLAAIEENISSTIEGVLLSLRSIVNNLILIALIPFIAFYFLKDYKKINRAAWYITPRRWRPPLIKFLRDADKTLGNYIRGQLLVCLFIGVFAFAGLWAAGMPYPLLLAFIIGITNIIPYFGPVIGALPAVIIALTISVKMVIIVIVIIFILQMLEGNLLSPLIVGKTLHIHPAAIMFALLLGEQIAGITGLILAVPAFAVLKTAVLHVHGHFAAKRRNENGMT; via the coding sequence GTGAACAGGGAAACAGCTGTACCTCTTTTATACAGGCTGGCAATCGTCTTGCTGAGCTTTTTATGCCTGTTTATTCTCTGGAAGCTCTCACCGGTGTGGAAGCCGCTTCTCACCGTTTTCAGCAGTGTGCTGCTGCCTTTTTTCATTGCGGCTTTCATCGCCTATTTGCTTCATCCATTCATTGAAAGAATCCACGGGCTGGGAGTGCCGCGCAGTCTTGCCGTCCTGTTTATCTATCTGCTGTTTTTTGGCGGCATCGGCTGGGCGGTGTATAACGGGTTCCCGGTTATTCTGCGGCAGCTGAGGGAGCTGGCTGAAAAACTCCCGGATCTCATCAATGTATACAGGGAGTGGATCCGGCTGTTTTACGAGAGTACTGCCGACCTTCCTGAAGGGGTGCATGACCGGTTTGAGCAGCTGCTGGCTGCCATCGAGGAAAATATAAGCAGCACAATTGAAGGCGTCCTCTTATCGCTCAGGAGCATCGTGAATAATTTAATCCTCATCGCTCTCATCCCGTTTATCGCGTTTTATTTTTTGAAGGATTATAAAAAAATCAACCGGGCGGCATGGTATATCACGCCGCGCCGCTGGCGGCCCCCGCTAATCAAATTTTTGCGCGATGCCGATAAAACACTCGGAAATTATATTCGCGGCCAGCTGCTCGTTTGCCTTTTCATCGGTGTTTTCGCATTTGCCGGGCTTTGGGCGGCCGGAATGCCTTACCCGCTTTTGCTCGCTTTCATTATCGGCATCACCAATATCATTCCATATTTCGGGCCTGTCATCGGAGCGCTGCCGGCTGTGATCATTGCCCTCACCATTTCAGTCAAAATGGTTATCATCGTGATCGTGATCATTTTCATCTTGCAGATGCTGGAGGGCAATCTCCTGTCTCCGCTCATTGTGGGAAAAACATTGCACATTCATCCGGCTGCAATCATGTTTGCGCTCCTGCTGGGCGAGCAAATCGCCGGAATCACCGGGTTGATTCTTGCTGTCCCGGCTTTTGCCGTTTTGAAAACAGCTGTTCTGCACGTTCACGGGCACTTTGCGGCAAAAAGGCGAAATGAAAACGGAATGACTTGA
- the ruvX gene encoding Holliday junction resolvase RuvX, which translates to MRIMGLDVGTKTIGVAVSDEMGWTAQGIETVKVSTDQNITGIKRIKELVEKYEVDKIVVGLPKNMNGTIGPRGEACIEYADYLKRKLSLPVEMWDERLTTMQAERVLISADVKRNKRKKVVDKMAAVMILQGYLDSKS; encoded by the coding sequence ATGCGCATAATGGGATTAGATGTCGGCACCAAAACAATCGGCGTTGCCGTCAGCGATGAGATGGGCTGGACAGCACAGGGGATTGAAACCGTAAAGGTCAGCACCGACCAAAACATTACCGGCATAAAACGCATCAAAGAGCTGGTTGAAAAGTATGAGGTCGATAAGATAGTCGTCGGCCTCCCGAAAAACATGAACGGCACAATCGGCCCTAGAGGTGAAGCCTGCATCGAGTATGCCGATTATCTTAAACGCAAGCTTTCCCTGCCTGTTGAAATGTGGGATGAACGATTGACAACCATGCAGGCAGAGCGGGTGTTGATTTCAGCTGATGTGAAACGGAACAAACGAAAAAAAGTTGTGGACAAGATGGCAGCCGTCATGATTCTACAGGGCTATCTTGACAGTAAATCTTAA
- a CDS encoding IreB family regulatory phosphoprotein, producing the protein MSSMDKTMKFNFHEEPQEHNVKEVMFTVYAALQEKGYNPINQIVGYLLSGDPAYIPRHKDARNIIRKLERDELIEELVKSYLKQHKEG; encoded by the coding sequence ATGAGTTCAATGGACAAAACAATGAAGTTTAATTTTCACGAAGAACCCCAGGAGCATAACGTCAAAGAAGTGATGTTCACCGTTTACGCAGCCTTGCAGGAAAAAGGCTATAACCCGATCAACCAGATCGTAGGATATTTGCTGTCAGGTGATCCCGCATACATCCCGCGCCATAAAGATGCGCGTAATATCATTCGAAAACTGGAACGGGACGAGCTGATTGAAGAACTCGTCAAATCTTATTTGAAACAGCATAAAGAGGGCTGA
- a CDS encoding DUF3918 family protein codes for MGKMIGSIAAMGLGAAAYRMMAEDGRGNRMANMMSSRPVKRFRKRLARSIY; via the coding sequence ATGGGCAAAATGATCGGATCAATCGCTGCCATGGGTCTCGGTGCAGCGGCTTATCGCATGATGGCTGAGGACGGACGCGGAAACAGAATGGCAAACATGATGTCATCCCGTCCGGTAAAAAGATTCCGGAAGCGGCTGGCCAGATCCATTTACTGA
- a CDS encoding DUF1292 domain-containing protein, with amino-acid sequence MAIEDKERIIIPDENGQEHLFEVVFTFDVENTGKSYVVVSPMGGDEQNQDEEDEMEVFAFRYEEKEEDDDDLALYQIETDEEWDIVEEMINTVSAELEEEGE; translated from the coding sequence TTGGCAATCGAAGACAAAGAAAGAATTATCATTCCGGATGAAAACGGACAGGAGCATCTTTTTGAAGTGGTATTCACATTTGATGTGGAGAACACCGGCAAATCTTATGTCGTTGTTTCCCCTATGGGCGGGGACGAACAAAACCAGGATGAAGAAGATGAAATGGAAGTGTTCGCTTTCCGTTACGAGGAAAAAGAAGAAGATGATGACGATCTAGCCCTTTACCAGATCGAAACCGATGAGGAATGGGACATTGTTGAGGAAATGATCAACACTGTTTCGGCAGAATTGGAAGAAGAAGGGGAATAA
- the alaS gene encoding alanine--tRNA ligase — translation MKPFSSAEIRQMFLDFFKEKGHAVEPSRSLVPQDDASLLWINSGVATLKKYFDGRVVPENPRICNAQKSIRTNDIENVGKTARHHTFFEMLGNFSIGDYFKKEAIEWAWEFLTDEKWMAFDTEKLSVTIHPEDDEAFRLWHEEVGLPENRIIRLEENFWDIGEGPSGPNTEIFYDRGEKYGNDPDDPELFPGGENERYLEIWNLVFSQFNHNPDGSYTPLPKKNIDTGMGLERMASVTQDVPTNFDTDLFLPIIQAAEKISGHGYGRDTEKDVAFKVIADHIRTVTFAISDGALPSNEGRGYVLRRLLRRAVRYSMKIDINRPFMYELVPVVGTIMNDFYPEVKNKEEFIQKVIKNEEERFHETLHDGLAILEQFIEKAKNGGNDSLSGEDAFKLYDTYGFPYDLTEEYAHEAGLSIDEEGFNKEMEKQRERARAARQDTGSMQIQGGVLGDIHAESEFIGYDKLKAEAEVNVVLQNKEYVSELAEGEEGHIMLDRTPFYAESGGQIADHGFISNDNVKCFVKDVQKAPNGQNLHHIEVRQGVLKTGMNVTAEVDSASRAKITRNHTATHLLHQALKDVLGDHVNQAGSLVAPDRLRFDFSHFGQISAEELDKIEEIVNDKVWNNIAVEVMNKPIEEAKAMGAMALFGEKYGNVVRVVRVGDYSLELCGGCHVMNTGNIGLFKIASESGIGAGTRRIEAVTGEAAYRLMNSQVDVLKEAAGLLKTRPEEVPARVKVLQAEARQLARENESLSTRIGNMEAKNLTAEVKEVNGVHLLAKKVNVQDMNNLRNMVDELKTKLGSAVVILGTSNDGKVNLSAGVTKDLVEKGYHAGKLVKEVASRCGGGGGGRPDMAQAGGKNPEKLEEALAYAEEWMKTIS, via the coding sequence ATGAAACCATTCAGTTCAGCTGAAATCCGCCAGATGTTCCTGGATTTCTTCAAAGAAAAAGGCCACGCTGTCGAACCGAGCCGCTCGCTTGTCCCGCAGGATGATGCTTCCCTGCTCTGGATCAACAGCGGAGTTGCCACATTGAAAAAATATTTTGACGGACGGGTCGTGCCTGAAAACCCAAGGATTTGCAATGCGCAGAAGTCAATCAGGACAAATGATATTGAAAATGTCGGAAAGACGGCCCGCCACCATACATTTTTTGAAATGCTCGGCAATTTTTCAATCGGCGACTATTTCAAGAAAGAAGCAATCGAATGGGCTTGGGAATTTTTGACTGATGAAAAGTGGATGGCTTTCGATACTGAGAAACTTTCCGTTACGATCCACCCGGAAGACGATGAAGCATTCAGGCTCTGGCATGAAGAAGTGGGATTGCCGGAAAATCGGATTATCCGCCTGGAGGAAAATTTCTGGGATATCGGTGAAGGCCCCAGCGGACCGAATACGGAAATCTTTTATGACCGCGGTGAAAAATACGGAAACGATCCAGATGACCCGGAATTGTTCCCTGGCGGTGAAAATGAAAGATACCTTGAAATCTGGAACCTGGTGTTCTCGCAATTCAACCATAACCCGGACGGTTCTTATACGCCGCTGCCGAAAAAGAATATCGATACCGGCATGGGACTTGAACGGATGGCATCTGTCACCCAGGATGTCCCAACCAACTTTGACACAGACTTGTTCTTGCCTATCATCCAAGCCGCTGAAAAAATATCGGGACACGGATATGGCAGAGATACTGAAAAGGATGTTGCGTTTAAAGTCATCGCCGATCACATCAGGACGGTCACATTCGCCATTTCCGACGGTGCGCTCCCTTCCAATGAAGGACGGGGCTATGTGTTGCGGCGCCTGCTCCGCAGAGCTGTCCGCTACTCGATGAAAATCGACATCAACCGTCCGTTCATGTATGAACTTGTGCCGGTTGTGGGCACTATCATGAATGACTTTTATCCGGAAGTGAAAAATAAAGAGGAATTCATCCAGAAGGTCATCAAAAATGAAGAAGAGCGTTTTCATGAAACGTTGCACGACGGGCTTGCCATTTTGGAGCAGTTCATCGAGAAGGCGAAAAACGGCGGCAATGATTCACTGTCAGGGGAAGATGCATTCAAGCTTTATGATACGTACGGATTCCCTTATGATTTGACGGAGGAATATGCCCATGAAGCAGGCCTGTCCATTGATGAGGAAGGCTTCAATAAAGAAATGGAGAAACAGCGTGAACGCGCACGGGCGGCCCGGCAGGATACAGGTTCCATGCAAATCCAGGGCGGTGTGCTTGGCGACATTCATGCCGAGAGTGAATTCATCGGTTATGATAAGCTCAAAGCCGAAGCCGAAGTGAATGTCGTCCTTCAAAACAAGGAATATGTGAGTGAACTTGCTGAAGGAGAAGAAGGCCACATCATGCTCGACAGGACACCGTTCTATGCGGAAAGCGGCGGGCAGATCGCAGACCACGGTTTTATTTCCAATGACAATGTCAAATGTTTTGTGAAAGATGTGCAAAAGGCGCCGAACGGCCAAAATCTCCATCATATCGAAGTCCGGCAGGGCGTATTGAAAACCGGCATGAATGTAACGGCGGAAGTGGATTCGGCCAGTCGGGCGAAGATCACCAGGAACCATACGGCAACCCATCTGCTCCATCAAGCACTTAAAGATGTGCTCGGTGATCATGTCAATCAGGCCGGATCCCTTGTGGCACCTGACCGTCTTCGTTTTGACTTCAGCCATTTCGGGCAGATTTCGGCTGAAGAACTTGATAAAATCGAAGAAATCGTCAATGACAAAGTGTGGAATAATATCGCTGTTGAAGTCATGAATAAGCCGATTGAAGAAGCGAAGGCAATGGGTGCAATGGCGCTGTTCGGTGAAAAATACGGAAATGTTGTGCGAGTTGTAAGGGTTGGCGATTACAGTCTTGAGCTATGCGGCGGCTGCCATGTTATGAATACAGGAAATATCGGCCTTTTCAAAATCGCTTCTGAATCTGGAATCGGTGCTGGAACAAGGCGGATTGAGGCCGTAACAGGTGAAGCGGCATACAGGCTCATGAACAGCCAGGTAGACGTGCTGAAAGAGGCGGCAGGACTGTTGAAGACAAGGCCGGAAGAAGTGCCGGCACGGGTAAAGGTGCTGCAGGCTGAAGCCAGGCAGCTTGCACGTGAAAATGAGTCCCTGTCCACAAGGATCGGCAACATGGAAGCGAAAAACCTGACTGCGGAAGTGAAAGAGGTCAACGGTGTTCACTTGCTGGCGAAAAAAGTGAATGTCCAGGACATGAACAATCTCAGGAACATGGTCGATGAATTGAAAACGAAGTTGGGGTCTGCAGTTGTGATTCTCGGCACGTCAAATGACGGGAAAGTTAATCTTTCGGCAGGTGTTACGAAGGACCTTGTAGAAAAAGGTTATCATGCGGGGAAACTCGTCAAAGAAGTGGCATCCCGCTGCGGCGGCGGAGGAGGAGGCCGCCCGGATATGGCACAGGCCGGCGGAAAGAATCCGGAAAAACTGGAAGAAGCGCTCGCATATGCGGAAGAATGGATGAAAACCATTTCCTAA